A genomic window from Clostridium aceticum includes:
- a CDS encoding sensor histidine kinase codes for MILTKEMIEDNEKIFFELQNKETRNMLSFLNMMEEFVIIIDPDNQEIVFANDYAKNEILFLETYPCWEALGYDRPCCKNNTCLSEKTFEIKKSDGTWKQHRVTKIILSNKVLLMESIIDITEKKVKEKKKKLKYNLLSMVSHELRTLLNIILSTLQLLEGYDENWKNSSNYKHTQRIKKATGQINKLLRDILLVEKVEADRVRFNPKSIDVIKLTKAILEPIRESISLFSNIIFITEKETFVTNVDEFLLSTILTNLLTNAVKYSKANKDIIVKIEFEEENVLFKIIDQGIGIPKAEQKNLFQSFYRASNVGDISGTGLGLTIVQDFVDIHQGSISFKSEVDKGTTFIVKIPIIR; via the coding sequence ATGATATTAACAAAAGAAATGATTGAGGACAATGAAAAAATATTCTTTGAATTACAAAACAAAGAAACTAGAAACATGTTATCTTTCCTAAACATGATGGAAGAATTTGTGATTATTATAGACCCTGATAATCAAGAAATTGTTTTTGCAAATGACTATGCAAAAAATGAAATACTTTTTTTAGAAACTTATCCTTGCTGGGAGGCACTAGGCTATGACAGGCCTTGTTGTAAAAACAATACCTGTCTAAGTGAAAAAACTTTTGAGATTAAAAAAAGTGATGGGACATGGAAACAGCATAGAGTTACAAAAATTATTCTCTCTAATAAAGTACTTTTAATGGAGTCTATTATAGATATAACGGAAAAAAAAGTGAAAGAGAAGAAAAAAAAACTAAAATATAATCTCTTATCTATGGTATCTCATGAACTAAGAACGCTGCTAAATATTATCTTATCTACATTACAGCTGCTAGAGGGTTATGATGAGAATTGGAAAAATTCTTCAAACTATAAACATACACAGAGGATAAAAAAAGCAACAGGACAGATTAACAAGCTGTTAAGAGACATACTTCTGGTTGAAAAAGTGGAAGCTGATAGAGTAAGATTCAATCCAAAATCTATTGATGTTATCAAACTCACAAAAGCTATTTTAGAGCCGATTCGAGAAAGTATATCTCTATTTTCCAATATTATTTTCATTACTGAAAAAGAAACTTTTGTTACGAATGTGGATGAATTTCTTCTTAGCACTATTTTGACAAATCTTTTAACTAATGCAGTGAAATATTCTAAAGCGAATAAAGATATCATTGTAAAAATTGAATTTGAAGAAGAAAATGTGCTTTTTAAAATTATAGATCAAGGTATAGGTATACCAAAAGCAGAACAAAAAAATCTTTTTCAGAGTTTTTACCGTGCTTCTAATGTTGGAGATATTTCAGGCACAGGATTAGGTCTAACGATTGTGCAGGACTTTGTAGATATTCATCAGGGAAGTATTAGTTTTAAAAGTGAGGTGGATAAAGGTACCACCTTTATCGTGAAAATTCCTATTATAAGATAA
- a CDS encoding MFS transporter: MFGIPLHAKFKKEIWILLSSILIIHIAAYLIVPIFPILLKTEKRLNPSEVGLVIGAGSLFIQLGSIIAGILADRIGNKLTVVIGNALQFIALFGLGLSTSVIPLTLFSGLNGMGTGIYIPTTKAAISYLASQEEATTAFSLRAVAANMGTSIAGLFVVFFATNLNFYVAGSVYGVLIIISWIFLPAGCGNQPCPAIPLKDYINIFKDRTFVVFSFISTLMWAVYTQMGLLLPLRGEAVLDHVSRIGIIWTVTSIIVIILQPLVSRNFLEKYSPTFSLSIGTIFLGIAITLIGWSTTFTFLMISSTIFIFGQMFMMPTFDNVTKLIADPSLLGAYFAVANFASGIGGALGSFASGRLVDIYGIVESPIPWVTYGILSIIVIALLQLPIMQRIKKS, from the coding sequence ATGTTTGGTATCCCTCTTCATGCAAAATTTAAAAAAGAAATTTGGATCTTGCTATCTTCTATATTGATTATTCATATCGCTGCCTATTTAATTGTCCCTATTTTTCCTATTCTTTTAAAAACTGAAAAAAGACTAAACCCTTCTGAAGTAGGTTTAGTCATTGGAGCTGGTTCTTTGTTTATTCAATTAGGTAGTATCATTGCTGGCATTTTAGCTGATCGAATAGGCAACAAACTCACCGTTGTTATAGGAAATGCTCTTCAATTTATTGCTCTTTTTGGTTTAGGATTATCCACCTCTGTAATTCCCCTAACACTTTTTTCTGGATTAAATGGTATGGGGACAGGTATTTATATTCCTACAACCAAGGCAGCTATCTCCTACCTAGCCTCTCAAGAAGAAGCAACCACCGCCTTTTCTTTAAGAGCAGTGGCTGCCAATATGGGTACCAGTATAGCAGGGCTTTTTGTAGTATTTTTTGCTACCAACTTAAACTTTTATGTGGCAGGAAGTGTCTATGGTGTTTTGATTATTATCTCTTGGATCTTTTTACCTGCAGGTTGTGGTAATCAACCTTGCCCTGCTATCCCTCTAAAAGATTATATAAATATTTTTAAAGACAGAACCTTTGTCGTTTTTAGCTTTATCTCCACTTTGATGTGGGCAGTTTATACTCAGATGGGACTACTTCTTCCGCTGAGGGGAGAAGCAGTCTTAGATCACGTTAGCAGAATAGGGATAATATGGACTGTCACCAGCATCATTGTTATTATTCTACAACCCCTTGTTTCTAGGAATTTCTTAGAAAAGTATTCTCCTACCTTCTCTTTAAGTATCGGTACAATTTTCTTAGGAATTGCAATCACTCTGATTGGATGGTCTACTACTTTTACTTTTTTGATGATTTCTTCTACCATCTTCATTTTTGGACAAATGTTTATGATGCCTACCTTTGACAATGTAACAAAACTAATTGCAGATCCAAGTCTACTAGGAGCCTACTTTGCTGTGGCGAATTTTGCATCAGGCATTGGGGGGGCTTTAGGCAGCTTTGCCAGTGGAAGGTTGGTAGATATTTATGGTATTGTAGAATCCCCTATTCCTTGGGTTACTTATGGTATTTTAAGCATCATCGTTATAGCTTTATTACAGCTGCCTATTATGCAAAGGATAAAAAAAAGTTAA
- the cls gene encoding cardiolipin synthase produces the protein MKEFLVLITWLLFLAVIYYNLFVIIPEAIILGVYPYVLGITLILGIGVLVLKFVENPSFEKVIYIVLGISCLFVGFSFIQVWRNAKLLNHYQENRSYYMDDLMKITRERKYEGIHLTPEQEGIATLIEANTGIPLTNYNRATIINESKKIFDEMIEAMDQAKESIHIGFFIVRDDHIGEKFKEILKKKVKEGVEVRLIYDGKGSHRLGKSFIKGLREAGVEIFAYDAIATSILKGKLNHSNHRKMVIIDGKVAFTGGINLGDEYLGRDEAIGNWEDLCIRVEGEGAHWIQKVFLADWYYVTEEKLLDEAYFQAIQVEEVLPMQVVTSGYDTHWNEISQVYFSMITAAKESVYIATPYLILSDSMLKALETAALRGVDVNIILPKKPDLFIVGWANASFFEKLLKRKVKVYQYKDGFLHAKAVLVDGETLSLGSANLNTRSLHLDYELNLMIYDETLGREMKEEFKRYIENSVQVTLEDYKSPPISQRLKELIGRFIIPLT, from the coding sequence ATGAAGGAGTTTTTGGTTCTTATTACTTGGCTGCTGTTTTTGGCAGTAATTTATTATAATCTTTTCGTGATTATACCTGAAGCAATTATTCTTGGTGTGTATCCCTATGTTTTAGGTATTACCTTAATTCTAGGAATAGGCGTACTAGTATTAAAATTTGTAGAAAATCCTTCCTTTGAAAAAGTGATTTATATAGTATTAGGGATCAGTTGCCTATTTGTTGGATTTAGTTTTATACAAGTTTGGAGAAATGCAAAGTTATTGAACCACTACCAAGAAAATAGAAGTTACTATATGGATGATCTTATGAAAATTACGAGAGAAAGAAAATACGAGGGAATACACTTGACGCCAGAGCAAGAGGGGATAGCTACTTTGATTGAGGCAAACACGGGTATTCCTTTAACTAACTACAATCGTGCTACTATAATTAACGAGAGTAAGAAGATCTTTGACGAAATGATTGAAGCTATGGATCAAGCAAAAGAAAGTATACATATAGGTTTTTTTATTGTTAGAGATGATCATATTGGAGAAAAATTTAAAGAAATATTAAAGAAAAAAGTAAAAGAAGGTGTAGAAGTACGGTTAATTTATGATGGTAAAGGGAGTCATCGGTTAGGTAAAAGCTTCATCAAGGGACTGAGGGAAGCTGGTGTAGAAATTTTTGCATACGATGCTATTGCTACTTCGATTTTGAAAGGAAAGTTGAACCATAGCAACCATAGAAAGATGGTAATTATCGATGGTAAGGTAGCTTTTACTGGGGGAATCAATCTAGGGGATGAATATTTAGGCAGAGATGAGGCCATCGGTAATTGGGAGGATCTTTGCATCAGGGTTGAAGGGGAAGGGGCCCATTGGATTCAAAAAGTATTTTTAGCAGATTGGTACTACGTGACTGAAGAGAAGTTGTTGGATGAAGCATACTTTCAGGCAATACAAGTAGAGGAAGTTTTACCAATGCAGGTGGTCACCAGCGGATACGATACCCACTGGAATGAAATTAGTCAGGTGTACTTTTCTATGATTACTGCTGCGAAAGAAAGCGTCTATATTGCTACACCTTATCTTATTCTTAGTGACAGTATGTTGAAGGCTCTTGAAACTGCTGCATTGAGAGGAGTAGACGTAAATATTATTTTGCCTAAAAAACCAGATTTGTTTATCGTAGGCTGGGCAAATGCTTCTTTTTTTGAAAAACTGCTAAAGAGAAAGGTAAAAGTCTACCAATATAAGGATGGTTTTTTGCATGCGAAAGCAGTTTTAGTAGATGGAGAGACTTTATCTCTAGGGTCTGCCAACCTCAATACAAGAAGTCTACACCTGGACTACGAGTTAAATCTAATGATTTATGATGAAACCTTGGGCAGAGAAATGAAAGAAGAGTTTAAGAGATATATAGAAAATAGTGTACAGGTT